Part of the Aquimarina sp. TRL1 genome, AAAAGTGCACAAACGTATGTAGATGATGTGATGAAGGATTGGAGAGAATTGGCTGTTGAAGGACATTTTTATGCCCAAAAACCTTGGTGGGATTATCATGAACGCCTTGCTAAACCATTGGCTAAAATTGTAGGGGCAAAACCGGAAGAAGTAACGGTAATGAATACATTAACGGTTAATTTGCATCTTTTGATGGTGTCTTTTTATCGTCCTAAGGGGAATAGATATAAGATTATTTGCGAAGAGAAAGCATTTCCAAGCGATCAATATATGCTACAGAGTCAGGTGAGATTCCATGGCTATGACCCAAAGGAGGCAATTGTAGAAATCAAAAAAAGAAAAGGAGAGCATAATTTTAGGCAGGAAGATGTTCTCAATGTTATAAAAGAAGTAGGAGATGCCTGCGCATTAGTGCTTCTAGGAGGGGTTAATTATTATACCGGGCAGGTTTTTGATATGAAGACAATTACAAAAGTAGGACATGAAGTAGGAGCTTTTGTAGGATGGGATTTGGCACATGCAGCAGGGAATATTTCTTTAGAATTACACGATTGGGATGTAGACTTTGCAGCCTGGTGTAGTTATAAATATATGAATAGTGGTCCTGGAAATGCTTCGGGATGTTTTATTCATGAACGATTTCACGGAAAAAAAGATATTCCGCGTTTTGA contains:
- the kynU gene encoding kynureninase; amino-acid sequence: MQFKNTKAFAQQLDSEDALRSYRESFVFPKVNGKDVIYFTGNSLGLQPKSAQTYVDDVMKDWRELAVEGHFYAQKPWWDYHERLAKPLAKIVGAKPEEVTVMNTLTVNLHLLMVSFYRPKGNRYKIICEEKAFPSDQYMLQSQVRFHGYDPKEAIVEIKKRKGEHNFRQEDVLNVIKEVGDACALVLLGGVNYYTGQVFDMKTITKVGHEVGAFVGWDLAHAAGNISLELHDWDVDFAAWCSYKYMNSGPGNASGCFIHERFHGKKDIPRFEGWWGTEKETRFMMNPEFVPMPNADAWQLSNAPILAMAPYLASLEMFEEVGMEALIQKRNKIVAYLEFVLKDIDTQVSSEFEIITPVSQEERGTQISVFLHGEGRKLFEYLMKNGVITDWREPNVIRLAPAPFYSSYEDMYEFGQILKKGILEKKK